TTGGATAAAATTAGTTCAATCAACGATATATCGATCTATAGACGATCTACCGTATTAcgaatatagtaggtacctaacataaataaattacaaaatataggtgTTGCCACACTTCAGaatctgctcagaatcgtttttcgtattcaataatttctaattattaagtttaaattgcagtataggtacatttattatatataggtaaattaatataataattaggtacctacctactcaagaTCCTACATCGGAAACCTACTATACGGCACAGTGATTTTCatggattattttaatattgatcatattatttgGGAAGAATGGATAAGATTTCTGTATAACAGacaatatcatataggtatctataatattaaataataaagcgtCTTCACCATGATGATATAACAGGTATACTAGCTAATAATCCCACTAGGCCGGTTTTGAACATTCCTGGATCGTTAACGTGTCGATTTATTCAGTGTGAATTATCTGTTGCTTAGtaaatacattacctattaatatacgATAAAGTTTTTCTAGAATAGGTTTACTCAAGAGCACACGAATACAattatgattgatttttttcaatatgtaatttttgtttttaccaatAAAGACTTGGCGTAAAATTAGCGATTTCTTTTCATTGTACATcgttatcaattaaatataaaacatcaaatatattatttatagtatttcatACTCTCCGCACTCAAGCTGTAATATTTTAAggcagatattttttattttttgtttttcaaaacatttcatAATACTATTTCAAtcgcaaaatatttatattgatttcttCTCCGTATTACAATCATTGCAGTTTTCTACTTTGGCCGAATTCACTGATCCACGAGTTTTAACACTGCTGCAGGCTTGGTTTACTTCTAGGTTTGACTTGCACATCGAGACGTCAAATCGTTTTGTACCGTCAAACAAAATTGTTTCTACGTTTCCTATCAATCCTTTACAAGGAAAAACGCatgatttattttcttttacttCTTGGGTCCTggtaaatattatcatctttgaatgattttatattaagtaacattattatttttattcattcagCTTAAAATTAAAGTTGTTCATTACTTCTCACGCGTATGTATGGTGTGTGTATTCACTTATACACAGTGAAGTATTTAACAAtcgacattaaaaatgtatacatttattctgtatacgttaatatttttagattaaccCATTACGGAGTACGTTTTGTATATCGTcacactttaaagtttaaatcaatcaaaatgtgacgttataatattataatataatataaagtataaacattaaacaaaaatagataTCGTAGGTACCTTTGGAAGTCGAGAAGTTCTCTTATTTCAGggttaaatacttgtatttttcCCATACATTTGCTTATATTGTCATACATCATCGTTGGTGGAGATTTgataggtttttttaaatgaaagccAAATGGATCGCTATCGGTGAATATGGGTTGTAGTTTCGGTTcgtttgattttaatacaatttgattgACTTGCATTGTTTCGGGTCCGTGACACGTTAGCTTCAAACGCACAAACATATCCCTAATGGTCTGACTACCATCCATATTTTTCACTTCGTATTCGTTTTCAACAGTATGTGCATATGGATCGtaacctttttcaaaaaaatggcTACATATTGCACTAGTAAACCCTAACGAACTGCTGAGCATGACGGACACAGTGCCTAATTGTATTTGACTGTCTTGTAAGTCTTCACGAATTATTAATTCCAAAGGATTCCTGTAATTACATCATAATACCgcttgttaaattttaattaaaaaataattatcataatggTATCTGATTATTTGGAATATAACtcgaaatattatcaatatataatattatgtaatataaatattgacttTAAGAGCTATTGATTTAGTGaccatacattaaaaaaaagtaaataaaaattaattgttcaaatatttacagCAGCTTATTTAAAAACACAGATAAAAGTATTTACCTTCATTCATATGAAGCCATATTATCACGTTCTATGCTTAATATTAGTccggtaatataaataatttattcatttttcaactgAGACGATTTTTGGAaacaaagtttaaataaaatgttaatttcattcgaggtatataattttgagtgtgttttatatagataaaaacaaatgcataaaaaacaatcaacgtatacaaaatatttgaacaaactatacaataattatataagtataatatagataattatttaattatatgtaatgcacaaaattaacaaataatgttgGTCTCAATAGAAGTACCTACAGCAGAGTAACAGAGTAGCATCAAATAGAGTAGgtatagctatatataaatatgtaattataaaatatcgtgtTTCTTActtttgtaaaattgttattaatgtgTCCTAGGTACACAGGAAAAAATACAGATCACAc
This portion of the Acyrthosiphon pisum isolate AL4f chromosome A1, pea_aphid_22Mar2018_4r6ur, whole genome shotgun sequence genome encodes:
- the LOC100571136 gene encoding uncharacterized protein LOC100571136; translated protein: MGFSILERNRLDRYEFEIFIGEVNFTGFNEELENCDANNKNVLDESGSKKKYQVKSIPTIKELLDNISQLNISNYDKIEEDPEDQCSTYYDDFESNKSLTDIVKSLTERNPLELIIREDLQDSQIQLGTVSVMLSSSLGFTSAICSHFFEKGYDPYAHTVENEYEVKNMDGSQTIRDMFVRLKLTCHGPETMQVNQIVLKSNEPKLQPIFTDSDPFGFHLKKPIKSPPTMMYDNISKCMGKIQVFNPEIRELLDFQRTQEVKENKSCVFPCKGLIGNVETILFDGTKRFDVSMCKSNLEVNQACSSVKTRGSVNSAKVENCNDCNTEKKSI